ATGAGGGGGTAGAGGTTGTAAACCTTCCCAGCATTTGGCTGCGGGGGATTGACGCTTTTCTATCTTCTTTTATTGCTACAATATCGGCTTCTCTTGGACAATATAATATTGTTCACTTTCATGCATTAGGTCCTTCTTTATTCTGTTGGTTACCCAAATTAAATCCTTTTCAGAAACCTCCCAAAATTGTCGTAACGTGTCAAGGCTTAGACTGGCAAAGGGCGAAATGGGGAACATTCTCTAGCACCGTTATTAGACTGGGTGAAAGAGCAGCTGCTATGTTCGCAGATGAAATAACAGTTGTTTCAAGAGAACTTGAAGCTTATTTTTGGCATACTTATCAACGAAAGACAGTCTATATTCCCAATGCACCAGCTACCTATAAAAATTCAGATCCTGACTTTAGGTTCGGGAAATCTCTAGGCTTAGAATCTGGAAAATATTTTATTTTTTTAGGCAGGCTTGTTCCTGAAAAACGACCTGAACTCCTCATTGAAGCATTTAAGAGAATAGAAAATTGTGGTTGGAAGTTAGTACTGGTTGGCGGAGTTAGCGATACAACGGTCTATCACAAAGAACTCTTGACGAGGGCTGAGAATAGAGAGGATGTTGTGTTTGCAGGCGAGCTAAAAGGTGAACGGTTAGCAGAGCTTGTTAGAGGCGCTGGGTTATTTACCTTGCCTTCAGATTTAGAGGGGTTGCCATTAGCAATGTTGGAAGCAATGCGGGAAGGTATTCCTATCCTCGCAAGTGATATCTTGGCACATCGTCAGTTGCTTGGTAACGATAGAGGTATGTTGTTTCAAGCAGGAAATCTTCAATCTTGCATTGATAGCATTGATTTTGCATTAAAAGATTTAGAAAAACTCTCCCAAATGGCTAATAGAGCTAAACAGCATGTTGCTGAAAACTATACTTGGCAAAAAATTACTGCTGACAACTTAGATCTCTATTCGGCTCTTTTAAGATCAGATTATTCTCTTCATCCTGAAGAAAGTGAAACTGTAGATGTGAAGTAATGGGTGGGCTTTTGTCTTCATGATCACTAAGGTTTATTGACTTCTCCTCTTCTATTGTTGAATGGATTTAGTTGGACGTTATGGGTATTGGGTTCGGCTTGGTTAGGGCAAAAATTATTTGCTTGAGCTAAGCGTACTAAGTCAGACAAGTAAGTCATCAGCTTTTTAATCCTGTTATGAACGAATCTGTTTCAAAAGTATTCAAAATAATTCATAGGAATCGTTGGACTACAGCAGGGACCTTTCTATCTGTTTTTACTGGGATAGTAGTGTATCTGCTGATTACTCCTCGTCTTTATTCAGCAAAGGTTCGGTTAATTCTGGATCAAAGGCCAGCCACTAGTATTTCCCCTCTAGGCCGTGATATTGCTCAGACGCCAGGGGATAACAACAAAGGGTTAGCAACACAAGAAGAGCTTGTCCGCTCAAAAAGTGTTCTCACAAAAGCTATTGTCCTGTTTAATCAAAGCAATGAAGATAGTGCAGTTGAGAAAGTTACTTTAGGCGAAGCTAAGCAAGAAGTTTCCACTGAGGTTATTCCTGGCACTCAGATCATTGAGATTTCATTTCGGCATACTGATCCACAAGTCACTTCTTCATTATTGAATCTGATCGCCTCGAGTGTTATTCAAGAAAATGCAGAGACTATTCGATCTGAAGCAAGGGCTACACGACAATTTTTAGAGAATCAAATTCCTCGCAGGCAACAGGAACTCGTTAAAATTGAATCTTCTATCAGTCAGTTTAAGCAACAATACAACATTGTTTCACTAGAGGAAACAGATAATAAGCGCTTGACGCAGAGTATTGCTGAAGCAGAAAAAGTTGCTGAGGAGATATCGGCTGAAT
The Acaryochloris marina S15 genome window above contains:
- a CDS encoding glycosyltransferase family 4 protein, with amino-acid sequence MKVAVIGPKGLPAKQGGIEHHCSEVYPRMVAQGNSVVLFARSSYTNLSWFKRTSYEGVEVVNLPSIWLRGIDAFLSSFIATISASLGQYNIVHFHALGPSLFCWLPKLNPFQKPPKIVVTCQGLDWQRAKWGTFSSTVIRLGERAAAMFADEITVVSRELEAYFWHTYQRKTVYIPNAPATYKNSDPDFRFGKSLGLESGKYFIFLGRLVPEKRPELLIEAFKRIENCGWKLVLVGGVSDTTVYHKELLTRAENREDVVFAGELKGERLAELVRGAGLFTLPSDLEGLPLAMLEAMREGIPILASDILAHRQLLGNDRGMLFQAGNLQSCIDSIDFALKDLEKLSQMANRAKQHVAENYTWQKITADNLDLYSALLRSDYSLHPEESETVDVK